A portion of the Aricia agestis chromosome 1, ilAriAges1.1, whole genome shotgun sequence genome contains these proteins:
- the LOC121726819 gene encoding fibronectin type-III domain-containing protein 3a isoform X2, whose amino-acid sequence MTEPESENGKGPTNGAAGPQHYYSASYPHYHHVPPHMQHSPPPPVYQKDERTQRQYSKLKQKLERKHNSRNNGIEINSGASTPSLSPRKDLNGVGGGSGGASSGAWSEGEGSSAGASIQGDDDNDTQALLDLISATRTPQVSDMTPTSALVQWNSPLPEDVTLPNVELTYDLLLGDRGRYKAIYSGPSLSCRVRDLRPGCEYSVCLQIRAGELTGAASEAATFRAPAAPPERMAPARITQRARTSILLRWPSAVDNGAKVTHYVLEMDSGEGFVEITRPRTRQHTVNNLLPQTRYRFRVAAINECGRGEWSEETVVWTAGSPPPAPPPPELLSAQSTSLTLTWQRRSDEEFTLQMDDTARGHGFLPVYSGPDDIYVCEGLRRATDYRFRLRCETTDGQGPWSIEVSYRTSPERPGPPGRPFARGKIHSRAFRLRWDPPAEDGGAAVESYTLELDGGEGFDCAYRGPEREAHCDRLLPGTAYRARVRCANAAGESEWSASETIATEATCPGACAAPEPAGPARATLLPVRWRAPACEGGSPLTEYRLEVADDDGGVRLAHSGLETECTVRELLPGREYRAWVTACNRVGPGPPSPSLRFTTAPAPPDAPDAPSVRIESPRSALVEWTAPTDNGAPILHFRVEMSATNVDDAYSEVYRGAETCCHVGKLVPFTPYFFRVCATNSAGRGAWSAIRDALTPRAAPAAPAALRHESTADSLHLTWRSPASHGADILKYRVEVDDMAFETDGPTAERLVEGLSPDTVYRVRVAAFNELGLGAWSEEARASTRPRPPAPPVLRCAQTAHNYIRLEWDGRMEGAVYCVEMRAPEAKEFRPVYRGSARSCKVKKLREATTYTFRIRASEERAGRGAWSGPVSASTAQAPPPALRPPALALTSPRTALVAWDAVDDAEYVLQCTRGKDTVFKDTYSGSATSFVLEELEAGSEVGARVCAVRGGLAGAWSAAARLAVPAAAAPRARRPRPARALHPRHAALLMAAGFLLLAVLVAVLVQRLVEPRP is encoded by the exons ATGACTGAGCCAGAATCAGAAAATGGAaag GGGCCAACAAACGGCGCAGCGGGTCCACAACATTACTATAGTGCTAGTTACCCTCATTACCACCATGTTCCTCCCCACATGCAGCACTCACCTCCACCTCCTGTGTATCAGAAAGATGAGAGAACCCAACGTCAATACTCTAAACTGAAACAAAAGTTGGAGCGTAAACACAACAGTAGAAATAATGGTATAG AAATAAATTCGGGTGCAAGTACACCGTCTCTGTCACCTCGTAAAGACCTAAATGGCGTTGGAGGAGGCAGCGGTGGTGCATCATCAGGTGCATGGTCGGAAGGGGAAGGATCCTCAGCAGGAGCGTCAATACAGGGAGATGACGACAATGACACCCAAGCATTATTAGATTTAATATCTGCTACTCGTACACCACAG GTTAGTGATATGACACCTACAAGTGCATTAGTACAGTGGAACTCACCGCTACCTGAGGATGTAACACTACCTAACGTTGAACTTACATATGATCTACTATTGGGTGACCGAGGTAGATACAAAGCGATATACAGTGGTCCCTCACTGTCTTGCcg TGTAAGAGACCTTCGGCCGGGATGCGAGTATTCAGTGTGCTTACAAATCCGTGCAGGAGAACTAACCGGCGCCGCAAGCGAAGCGGCCACTTTCCGCGctcccgccgcgccgcccgaaCGAATGGCGCCCGCGCGCATCACTCAGAGGGCCCGCACCTCCATTCTGCTGCGCTGGCCGTCCGCCGTCGATAACGGTGCCAAAGTGACACACTACGTGCTGGAAATGGATTCGGGAGAAGGCTTCGTCGAGATCACCCGACCGCGCACCCGCCAACATACAGTCAACAACTTGTTGCCCCAGACGCGATATCGTTTTCGAGTCGCGGCCATAAACGAGTGCGGTCGAGGGGAGTGGAGCGAGGAGACTGTCGTGTGGACGGCGGGCTCGCCCCCGCcggcgccgcccccgcccgAGCTCCTGTCCGCGCAGTCGACTTCGCTCACGCTCACGTGGCAGCGCCGCTCCGACGAGGAATTCACTCTACAGATGGACGATACCGCCCGCGGCCACGGCTTCCTACCTGTGTATAGCGGGCCCGACGATATCTACGTGTGCGAGGGATTGAGACGCGCGACCGATTACCGGTTCCGACTCAGGTGTGAAACTACAGACGGGCAGGGACCCTGGTCGATAGAAGTGTCCTACCGGACCTCGCCCGAGCGACCCGGCCCGCCGGGTCGACCTTTTGCCCGCGGAAAGATTCACTCCCGGGCGTTTAGGTTAAGGTGGGATCCGCCCGCGGAGGATGGCGGGGCGGCCGTAGAATCGTATACCCTGGAACTCGACGGTGGAGAGGGCTTCGATTGCGCCTACAGGGGACCCGAACGCGAAGCGCACTGTGATAGACTGCTGCCCGGCACCGCGTACCGCGCCCGCGTGCGATGCGCTAACGCGGCCGGCGAGAGCGAGTGGTCGGCCTCGGAGACCATCGCCACCGAGGCGACCTGCCCCGGCGCCTGCGCCGCGCCCGAGCCTGCCGGCCCCGCGCGTGCCACGCTGCTGCCCGTGCGGTGGCGGGCGCCCGCCTGCGAGGGCGGATCCCCCCTCACGGAGTACCGGCTCGAGGTGGCCGACGACGATGGCGGCGTTCGTCTCGCGCACTCGGGGCTCGAAACCGAGTGCACCGTGAGGGAGCTCCTCCCCGGTCGAGAGTACCGGGCGTGGGTGACGGCGTGCAACAGGGTGGGCCCCGGCCCGCCGTCGCCGTCGCTGAGGTTCACCACCGCGCCCGCCCCGCCTGACGCGCCCGACGCCCCGAGCGTCCGAATAGAGAGCCCCCGGTCCGCGCTAGTCGAGTGGACCGCTCCGACCGACAATGGTGCGCCGATCCTGCACTTCCGAGTGGAAATGAGCGCCACGAACGTCGACGACGCCTACTCCGAAGTCTACCGAGGAGCGGAGACGTGCTGTCACGTCGGAAAACTCGTCCCGTTCACCCCGTACTTCTTCCGAGTCTGCGCGACAAACTCGGCCGGTCGAGGCGCGTGGTCTGCGATAAGGGACGCGTtgacgccgcgcgccgcgcccgccgcgccggccgccctCCGCCACGAGTCAACCGCGGACTCCCTCCACCTCACCTGGCGATCGCCGGCGTCGCACGGGGCGGACATTCTCAAGTATCGCGTCGAAGTGGACGACATGGCGTTCGAAACCGACGGGCCGACCGCCGAGCGGCTGGTGGAGGGGCTATCGCCCGACACTGTGTACCGCGTCCGCGTCGCCGCTTTCAACGAGCTCGGGCTCGGTGCCTGGTCCGAGGAGGCCCGCGCGAGCACGCGGCCCCGACCGCCCGCGCCACCCGTACTCCGCTGCGCTCAAACCGCTCACAACTACATCCGACTCGAGTGGGACGGGCGTATGGAGGGCGCCGTGTACTGCGTGGAGATGCGCGCCCCGGAGGCGAAGGAGTTTCGGCCCGTGTATCGGGGCTCGGCGCGCTCCTGCAAGGTCAAGAAGCTGCGAGAGGCGACGACGTACACGTTCCGGATACGCGCCAGCGAGGAGCGGGCGGGGCGCGGCGCGTGGAGCGGGCCCGTGTCGGCGTCCACGGCGCAGGCCCCGCCTCCCGCGCTACGTCCGCCCGCGCTGGCGCTCACGTCCCCACGCACCGCGCTAGTCGCCTGGGACGCCGTCGACGACGCCGAGTATGTGCTGCAGTGCACGCGCGGCAAGGATACTGTCTTTAAAGAT ACGTACAGCGGGTCGGCAACGTCGTTCGTGCTGGAGGAGCTGGAGGCGGGGTCGGAGGTGGGCGCGCGCGTGTGCGCGGTGCGGGGCGGGCTGGCGGGGGCGTggtcggcggcggcgcggctggCGGTGCCGGCGGCGGCGGCCCCGCGCGCACGTCGCCCGCGCCCCGCCCGCGCGCTGCACCCGCGCCACGCCGCGCTTCTCATGGCGGCCGGCTTCCTGCTGCTGGCCGTGCTGGTGGCGGTGCTCGTGCAGCGCCTGGTGGAGCCGCGCCCGTGA
- the LOC121726819 gene encoding fibronectin type-III domain-containing protein 3a isoform X1, with amino-acid sequence MVGVGVAEGGGGAAPEGYYGEYYPPEYYVPPEMCPHPQHPQHAHMCTVHADYGGMPVVTSATMMQPILQPVMDESMRHFLLPHHQPHPHHAQPHPHHAPHHQPPPHHQPQHHYGPTNGAAGPQHYYSASYPHYHHVPPHMQHSPPPPVYQKDERTQRQYSKLKQKLERKHNSRNNGIEINSGASTPSLSPRKDLNGVGGGSGGASSGAWSEGEGSSAGASIQGDDDNDTQALLDLISATRTPQVSDMTPTSALVQWNSPLPEDVTLPNVELTYDLLLGDRGRYKAIYSGPSLSCRVRDLRPGCEYSVCLQIRAGELTGAASEAATFRAPAAPPERMAPARITQRARTSILLRWPSAVDNGAKVTHYVLEMDSGEGFVEITRPRTRQHTVNNLLPQTRYRFRVAAINECGRGEWSEETVVWTAGSPPPAPPPPELLSAQSTSLTLTWQRRSDEEFTLQMDDTARGHGFLPVYSGPDDIYVCEGLRRATDYRFRLRCETTDGQGPWSIEVSYRTSPERPGPPGRPFARGKIHSRAFRLRWDPPAEDGGAAVESYTLELDGGEGFDCAYRGPEREAHCDRLLPGTAYRARVRCANAAGESEWSASETIATEATCPGACAAPEPAGPARATLLPVRWRAPACEGGSPLTEYRLEVADDDGGVRLAHSGLETECTVRELLPGREYRAWVTACNRVGPGPPSPSLRFTTAPAPPDAPDAPSVRIESPRSALVEWTAPTDNGAPILHFRVEMSATNVDDAYSEVYRGAETCCHVGKLVPFTPYFFRVCATNSAGRGAWSAIRDALTPRAAPAAPAALRHESTADSLHLTWRSPASHGADILKYRVEVDDMAFETDGPTAERLVEGLSPDTVYRVRVAAFNELGLGAWSEEARASTRPRPPAPPVLRCAQTAHNYIRLEWDGRMEGAVYCVEMRAPEAKEFRPVYRGSARSCKVKKLREATTYTFRIRASEERAGRGAWSGPVSASTAQAPPPALRPPALALTSPRTALVAWDAVDDAEYVLQCTRGKDTVFKDTYSGSATSFVLEELEAGSEVGARVCAVRGGLAGAWSAAARLAVPAAAAPRARRPRPARALHPRHAALLMAAGFLLLAVLVAVLVQRLVEPRP; translated from the exons ATGGTGGGCGTGGGAGTGGCGGAGGGCGGCGGGGGCGCGGCGCCAGAGGGGTACTACGGGGAGTACTACCCGCCCGAGTACTACGTGCCGCCCGAGATGTGCCCGCACCCGCAGCACCCGCAGCACGCGCACATGTGCACTGTGCACGCAGACTACG GTGGAATGCCAGTGGTGACTTCAGCGACGATGATGCAGCCTATCCTACAACCAGTGATGGATGAGAGCATGCGGCACTTCCTATTGCCGCACCACCAGCCTCATCCGCACCACGCGCAACCCCACCCGCACCACGCGCCCCATCATCAGCCGCCGCCACATCACCAACCACAACATCACTAT GGGCCAACAAACGGCGCAGCGGGTCCACAACATTACTATAGTGCTAGTTACCCTCATTACCACCATGTTCCTCCCCACATGCAGCACTCACCTCCACCTCCTGTGTATCAGAAAGATGAGAGAACCCAACGTCAATACTCTAAACTGAAACAAAAGTTGGAGCGTAAACACAACAGTAGAAATAATGGTATAG AAATAAATTCGGGTGCAAGTACACCGTCTCTGTCACCTCGTAAAGACCTAAATGGCGTTGGAGGAGGCAGCGGTGGTGCATCATCAGGTGCATGGTCGGAAGGGGAAGGATCCTCAGCAGGAGCGTCAATACAGGGAGATGACGACAATGACACCCAAGCATTATTAGATTTAATATCTGCTACTCGTACACCACAG GTTAGTGATATGACACCTACAAGTGCATTAGTACAGTGGAACTCACCGCTACCTGAGGATGTAACACTACCTAACGTTGAACTTACATATGATCTACTATTGGGTGACCGAGGTAGATACAAAGCGATATACAGTGGTCCCTCACTGTCTTGCcg TGTAAGAGACCTTCGGCCGGGATGCGAGTATTCAGTGTGCTTACAAATCCGTGCAGGAGAACTAACCGGCGCCGCAAGCGAAGCGGCCACTTTCCGCGctcccgccgcgccgcccgaaCGAATGGCGCCCGCGCGCATCACTCAGAGGGCCCGCACCTCCATTCTGCTGCGCTGGCCGTCCGCCGTCGATAACGGTGCCAAAGTGACACACTACGTGCTGGAAATGGATTCGGGAGAAGGCTTCGTCGAGATCACCCGACCGCGCACCCGCCAACATACAGTCAACAACTTGTTGCCCCAGACGCGATATCGTTTTCGAGTCGCGGCCATAAACGAGTGCGGTCGAGGGGAGTGGAGCGAGGAGACTGTCGTGTGGACGGCGGGCTCGCCCCCGCcggcgccgcccccgcccgAGCTCCTGTCCGCGCAGTCGACTTCGCTCACGCTCACGTGGCAGCGCCGCTCCGACGAGGAATTCACTCTACAGATGGACGATACCGCCCGCGGCCACGGCTTCCTACCTGTGTATAGCGGGCCCGACGATATCTACGTGTGCGAGGGATTGAGACGCGCGACCGATTACCGGTTCCGACTCAGGTGTGAAACTACAGACGGGCAGGGACCCTGGTCGATAGAAGTGTCCTACCGGACCTCGCCCGAGCGACCCGGCCCGCCGGGTCGACCTTTTGCCCGCGGAAAGATTCACTCCCGGGCGTTTAGGTTAAGGTGGGATCCGCCCGCGGAGGATGGCGGGGCGGCCGTAGAATCGTATACCCTGGAACTCGACGGTGGAGAGGGCTTCGATTGCGCCTACAGGGGACCCGAACGCGAAGCGCACTGTGATAGACTGCTGCCCGGCACCGCGTACCGCGCCCGCGTGCGATGCGCTAACGCGGCCGGCGAGAGCGAGTGGTCGGCCTCGGAGACCATCGCCACCGAGGCGACCTGCCCCGGCGCCTGCGCCGCGCCCGAGCCTGCCGGCCCCGCGCGTGCCACGCTGCTGCCCGTGCGGTGGCGGGCGCCCGCCTGCGAGGGCGGATCCCCCCTCACGGAGTACCGGCTCGAGGTGGCCGACGACGATGGCGGCGTTCGTCTCGCGCACTCGGGGCTCGAAACCGAGTGCACCGTGAGGGAGCTCCTCCCCGGTCGAGAGTACCGGGCGTGGGTGACGGCGTGCAACAGGGTGGGCCCCGGCCCGCCGTCGCCGTCGCTGAGGTTCACCACCGCGCCCGCCCCGCCTGACGCGCCCGACGCCCCGAGCGTCCGAATAGAGAGCCCCCGGTCCGCGCTAGTCGAGTGGACCGCTCCGACCGACAATGGTGCGCCGATCCTGCACTTCCGAGTGGAAATGAGCGCCACGAACGTCGACGACGCCTACTCCGAAGTCTACCGAGGAGCGGAGACGTGCTGTCACGTCGGAAAACTCGTCCCGTTCACCCCGTACTTCTTCCGAGTCTGCGCGACAAACTCGGCCGGTCGAGGCGCGTGGTCTGCGATAAGGGACGCGTtgacgccgcgcgccgcgcccgccgcgccggccgccctCCGCCACGAGTCAACCGCGGACTCCCTCCACCTCACCTGGCGATCGCCGGCGTCGCACGGGGCGGACATTCTCAAGTATCGCGTCGAAGTGGACGACATGGCGTTCGAAACCGACGGGCCGACCGCCGAGCGGCTGGTGGAGGGGCTATCGCCCGACACTGTGTACCGCGTCCGCGTCGCCGCTTTCAACGAGCTCGGGCTCGGTGCCTGGTCCGAGGAGGCCCGCGCGAGCACGCGGCCCCGACCGCCCGCGCCACCCGTACTCCGCTGCGCTCAAACCGCTCACAACTACATCCGACTCGAGTGGGACGGGCGTATGGAGGGCGCCGTGTACTGCGTGGAGATGCGCGCCCCGGAGGCGAAGGAGTTTCGGCCCGTGTATCGGGGCTCGGCGCGCTCCTGCAAGGTCAAGAAGCTGCGAGAGGCGACGACGTACACGTTCCGGATACGCGCCAGCGAGGAGCGGGCGGGGCGCGGCGCGTGGAGCGGGCCCGTGTCGGCGTCCACGGCGCAGGCCCCGCCTCCCGCGCTACGTCCGCCCGCGCTGGCGCTCACGTCCCCACGCACCGCGCTAGTCGCCTGGGACGCCGTCGACGACGCCGAGTATGTGCTGCAGTGCACGCGCGGCAAGGATACTGTCTTTAAAGAT ACGTACAGCGGGTCGGCAACGTCGTTCGTGCTGGAGGAGCTGGAGGCGGGGTCGGAGGTGGGCGCGCGCGTGTGCGCGGTGCGGGGCGGGCTGGCGGGGGCGTggtcggcggcggcgcggctggCGGTGCCGGCGGCGGCGGCCCCGCGCGCACGTCGCCCGCGCCCCGCCCGCGCGCTGCACCCGCGCCACGCCGCGCTTCTCATGGCGGCCGGCTTCCTGCTGCTGGCCGTGCTGGTGGCGGTGCTCGTGCAGCGCCTGGTGGAGCCGCGCCCGTGA